A genomic region of Pseudoxanthomonas suwonensis contains the following coding sequences:
- the eda gene encoding bifunctional 4-hydroxy-2-oxoglutarate aldolase/2-dehydro-3-deoxy-phosphogluconate aldolase, whose translation MSIADTQAQAEQLLRKSGILPVVTADSVDEARKLSAALLRGGLTAIELTLRTPAALDALVALKKELPGIAVGMGTVLTVEQMQKCIELGADFLVTPGTPPELADALARARIPAVPGGATPTEFLSLMARGFRVCKLFPATAVGGLTMLKGLAGPLAELKICPTGGITEETAAEYLSQPNVVCIGGSWMVPKPWLKAGEWDKVEASAAKAAAIVAGVRAR comes from the coding sequence ATGAGCATCGCCGACACCCAGGCCCAGGCCGAACAGCTGCTGCGCAAGTCCGGCATCCTGCCGGTGGTCACCGCCGACAGCGTCGACGAGGCGCGCAAGCTGTCGGCCGCGCTGCTGCGGGGCGGGCTGACTGCGATCGAGCTGACCCTGCGCACGCCGGCCGCGCTCGATGCGCTGGTCGCGCTGAAGAAGGAACTACCGGGGATCGCGGTCGGCATGGGCACCGTGCTGACCGTCGAGCAGATGCAAAAGTGCATCGAACTGGGGGCCGACTTCCTGGTCACGCCCGGCACGCCGCCGGAACTGGCCGACGCGCTGGCGCGGGCGCGGATCCCGGCGGTGCCCGGCGGCGCCACGCCGACCGAGTTCCTGTCGCTGATGGCGCGCGGCTTCCGCGTGTGCAAGCTGTTCCCCGCCACCGCCGTCGGCGGCCTGACCATGCTCAAGGGCCTGGCCGGTCCGCTGGCGGAACTGAAGATATGCCCCACCGGCGGCATCACCGAGGAGACCGCCGCCGAATACCTGTCGCAGCCGAACGTGGTCTGCATCGGCGGTTCGTGGATGGTGCCCAAGCCGTGGCTCAAGGCCGGCGAGTGGGACAAGGTCGAGGCCAGCGCTGCCAAGGCCGCGGCGATCGTCGCCGGCGTGCGCGCGCGCTGA
- a CDS encoding ABC transporter ATP-binding protein — protein sequence MAGVQLEEVRKVYRNGQVAVHGASFEVAEGELMVLVGPSGCGKSTLLRMIAGLEEISAGTLRIGGRVVNDVAPKDRDIAMVFQSYALYPHMTVAENLAFGLKLRGMPRADVERRVAEAAAMLGLEGMLGKRPREMSGGQRQRVALGRALVREPAVFLLDEPLSNLDAKLRHSTRTEIARLHQRLGATMVYVTHDQVEAMTLGQRIVVLDAGRIQQIDTPMALYERPANLFVAGFLGSPAMNVLEGELQAADGLRLVLDGQGDVPLPGADVPDAWLGRRVALGVRPEHLLPAGEGLQARVDVVEPVGSEAFLHLDFGGRPLVSRLPPQKLPEPGAQLRLRADPAHLHFFDPSDGVRLAA from the coding sequence ATGGCGGGCGTGCAGCTGGAAGAGGTTCGCAAGGTCTACCGCAACGGCCAGGTCGCCGTGCACGGCGCCAGCTTCGAGGTCGCCGAGGGCGAACTGATGGTGCTGGTCGGGCCGTCCGGCTGCGGCAAGTCGACCCTGCTGCGGATGATCGCCGGACTGGAGGAGATCAGCGCCGGCACCCTGCGCATCGGCGGTCGCGTGGTCAACGACGTGGCGCCGAAGGACCGCGACATCGCCATGGTCTTCCAGAGCTATGCGCTGTACCCGCACATGACCGTGGCCGAGAACCTGGCCTTCGGCCTGAAGCTGCGCGGCATGCCGCGCGCCGATGTCGAGCGGCGGGTGGCCGAGGCGGCGGCGATGCTCGGCCTGGAAGGCATGCTCGGCAAGCGCCCGCGCGAGATGTCCGGCGGCCAGCGCCAGCGCGTGGCCCTGGGCCGGGCGCTGGTGCGCGAGCCGGCGGTGTTCCTGCTCGACGAGCCGCTGTCCAACCTGGACGCCAAGCTGCGCCATTCGACCCGCACCGAGATCGCCCGGCTGCACCAGCGGCTGGGCGCGACCATGGTCTACGTCACCCACGACCAGGTCGAGGCGATGACCCTGGGCCAGCGCATCGTGGTGCTCGACGCCGGCCGCATCCAGCAGATCGACACGCCGATGGCGCTGTACGAGCGCCCGGCCAACCTGTTCGTGGCCGGTTTCCTCGGCAGCCCGGCGATGAACGTGCTCGAGGGCGAGTTGCAGGCCGCCGACGGCCTGCGCCTGGTACTGGACGGGCAGGGCGACGTGCCGCTGCCCGGGGCCGACGTGCCGGACGCCTGGCTGGGCCGGCGGGTGGCGCTGGGTGTGCGCCCGGAGCACCTGCTGCCGGCCGGCGAGGGCCTGCAGGCGCGGGTGGACGTGGTCGAGCCGGTCGGCAGCGAGGCGTTCCTGCACCTGGATTTCGGCGGCCGGCCGCTGGTCTCGCGGCTGCCGCCGCAGAAGCTGCCGGAGCCGGGTGCCCAGTTGCGCCTGCGCGCCGACCCGGCGCACCTGCACTTCTTCGATCCCAGCGACGGAGTGCGGCTGGCGGCCTGA
- a CDS encoding discoidin domain-containing protein gives MALALGLVAAETASAQTQVLDDFEDASPWGVVVSNQVSGSLRQVEGVEGRALCLDYDFNGVSGYAGIQRELPLEYPENYRFGFRLRGDSPANDLQFKLVDASGDNVWWVNRPRYDFPVGWTEVSYRTRHIDKAWGPDPDRTLRRSAKVEFTVYNNAGGAGSVCFDQLTFEPLPPDPATPPRAVAAEATASPATAALAIDGDLATAWRTGGAQRLVLDLGQVREFGGLRLHWAAAGQRPARYAVELEDGQGGWRVVREVEAGRGDTDWIALPEAESRRIALALEGARYALAEAQVQPLAFSTHPNDFVKAVAADLPRGWLPRGFTGEQPYWTIVGIDGGLEQGLIGEDGAVEVARGGFSIEPFLVEDGTLLTWADVQTGQGLRSGGIPMPNVTWTRADDDTPLLDVLAFAQGTPEDSQLVARYRVTNPGERTREVTLALAIRPFQVNPPSQFLNTIGGVSRIERLAIAEGTVEVDGRPRVFATGAPDAAFATPFDAGLEVMRLAAGDIPAATAVADPTGLASGMLLYRWRLAPGQTREVALVAPLSGPARLPAGFDPQAATQRAEAQWQELLGQVRLRLPPQAQEFSDTVRTALGHMLVSRVGPRLQPGTRSYSRSWIRDGAMISEGLLRLGRPEVVREYLEWYAPFQFDNGKVPCCVDDRGSDPVPENDSHGELIFNIAEYWRYTGDRAFLEKMWPHVAGAFGYMEQLRASERTAANRRLDPAFYGMMPASISHEGYSAKPMHSYWDNFWALRGYKDAVEIAQALGRDADARRMAAARDQFRADLAASLRAATRRHGIDYLPGAAELGDFDPTSTTIALAPGGEQDWLPRDLLENTFERYWREFVQRRDGQREWKDYTPYEWRNVAAFVRLGWRERAWEATEYFFRDRAPQDWNQWAEVVSRTPRTPFFVGDLPHAWVASDFLRSALDMFAYVRERDDSLVLAAGVPVDWLEGEGIAVEGLYTPHGRLGYSLQRIDGELRLDVAADAGLPPGGLVLPWPYAGEPGAVTIDGAPAQWRDGELRVVRPGAQVRIAVPAP, from the coding sequence TTGGCTCTTGCTCTTGGCCTCGTCGCTGCGGAGACGGCAAGCGCCCAAACGCAGGTGCTGGACGACTTCGAAGACGCATCTCCCTGGGGCGTGGTGGTCTCCAACCAGGTCAGCGGCAGCCTGCGCCAGGTGGAGGGCGTCGAGGGCAGGGCGCTGTGCCTGGACTACGACTTCAACGGCGTGTCCGGCTACGCCGGGATCCAGCGCGAGCTGCCGCTGGAGTATCCGGAGAACTACCGCTTCGGCTTCCGGTTGCGCGGCGACTCGCCGGCCAACGACCTGCAGTTCAAGCTGGTCGACGCCAGCGGCGACAACGTGTGGTGGGTGAACCGGCCCCGCTACGATTTTCCCGTCGGCTGGACCGAGGTGAGCTACCGCACCCGCCACATCGACAAGGCCTGGGGCCCGGATCCGGACAGGACCCTGCGCCGCAGCGCGAAAGTCGAGTTCACCGTCTACAACAACGCCGGCGGCGCCGGCTCGGTGTGCTTCGACCAGCTGACGTTCGAGCCGCTGCCGCCCGATCCGGCGACGCCGCCGCGCGCGGTCGCGGCCGAGGCGACCGCCTCGCCGGCCACCGCCGCACTGGCCATCGACGGCGACCTGGCGACCGCCTGGCGCACTGGCGGCGCGCAGCGGCTGGTACTGGACCTCGGGCAGGTCCGCGAATTCGGCGGCTTGCGCCTGCACTGGGCCGCGGCCGGGCAGCGGCCGGCGCGCTATGCCGTGGAACTGGAGGACGGGCAGGGCGGTTGGCGCGTAGTACGCGAGGTCGAGGCGGGCCGCGGCGACACCGACTGGATCGCGCTGCCGGAGGCCGAATCGCGCCGCATCGCGCTGGCGCTGGAAGGCGCGCGCTACGCGCTGGCCGAGGCGCAGGTGCAGCCGCTGGCGTTCTCCACCCATCCCAACGACTTCGTCAAGGCGGTGGCCGCCGACCTGCCGCGCGGCTGGCTGCCGCGCGGGTTCACCGGCGAGCAGCCGTACTGGACCATCGTCGGCATCGACGGCGGCCTCGAGCAGGGGCTGATTGGCGAAGACGGCGCAGTGGAGGTCGCGCGCGGCGGCTTCAGCATCGAACCGTTCCTGGTGGAGGACGGGACGCTGCTCACCTGGGCCGACGTGCAGACCGGACAGGGCCTGCGCAGCGGCGGCATTCCCATGCCCAACGTGACCTGGACCCGGGCCGATGACGACACGCCGCTGCTCGACGTGCTGGCCTTCGCCCAGGGCACGCCGGAGGACTCGCAGCTGGTCGCGCGCTACCGCGTGACCAATCCGGGCGAGCGGACGCGCGAGGTCACGCTGGCGCTGGCTATCCGGCCGTTCCAGGTCAATCCGCCCAGCCAGTTCCTCAACACCATCGGCGGCGTCAGCCGGATCGAGCGCCTGGCGATCGCCGAAGGCACCGTCGAGGTGGACGGACGGCCGCGCGTATTCGCGACCGGCGCGCCGGATGCCGCGTTCGCCACCCCGTTCGACGCCGGCCTGGAAGTGATGCGGCTGGCCGCCGGAGACATCCCGGCCGCGACCGCGGTCGCCGATCCGACCGGACTGGCCTCCGGCATGCTGCTCTACCGCTGGCGGCTGGCACCGGGCCAGACCCGCGAAGTCGCGCTGGTGGCGCCGCTGAGCGGACCGGCGCGACTGCCGGCAGGCTTCGATCCGCAGGCCGCGACGCAGCGCGCCGAGGCGCAATGGCAGGAGCTGCTCGGCCAGGTCCGGTTGCGCCTGCCGCCGCAGGCACAGGAGTTCTCCGATACGGTACGCACCGCGCTGGGCCACATGCTGGTCTCGCGGGTCGGCCCGCGCCTGCAGCCGGGCACGCGCTCGTACTCGCGCAGCTGGATCCGCGACGGGGCGATGATCTCCGAGGGCCTGCTGCGGCTGGGCCGGCCGGAGGTCGTGCGCGAGTACCTGGAGTGGTACGCGCCATTCCAGTTCGACAACGGCAAAGTGCCGTGCTGCGTCGACGACCGCGGCAGCGACCCGGTGCCGGAGAACGACAGCCACGGCGAACTGATCTTCAACATCGCCGAGTACTGGCGCTACACCGGCGACCGCGCGTTCCTGGAGAAGATGTGGCCGCACGTGGCCGGCGCGTTCGGGTACATGGAGCAGCTGCGCGCCAGCGAGCGCACCGCGGCCAACCGCAGGCTGGATCCGGCCTTCTACGGGATGATGCCGGCCTCGATCAGCCACGAGGGCTATTCGGCCAAGCCGATGCACTCGTACTGGGACAACTTCTGGGCGCTGCGCGGCTACAAGGACGCGGTGGAGATCGCGCAGGCGCTGGGCCGCGACGCCGACGCCCGGCGCATGGCCGCCGCGCGCGACCAGTTCCGCGCCGACCTGGCCGCCTCGCTGCGCGCGGCCACCCGCCGCCACGGCATCGACTACCTGCCGGGCGCGGCCGAGCTGGGCGACTTCGACCCCACTTCCACCACCATCGCGCTGGCGCCGGGCGGCGAGCAGGACTGGCTGCCGCGCGACCTGCTGGAGAACACCTTCGAGCGCTACTGGCGCGAGTTCGTGCAGCGTCGCGACGGCCAGCGCGAATGGAAGGACTACACCCCCTACGAGTGGCGCAACGTGGCCGCGTTCGTGCGCCTGGGCTGGCGCGAGCGCGCCTGGGAGGCGACCGAGTATTTCTTCAGGGACCGCGCGCCGCAGGACTGGAACCAGTGGGCCGAAGTCGTCTCGCGCACGCCGCGCACGCCGTTCTTCGTCGGCGACCTGCCGCATGCCTGGGTGGCCTCGGACTTCCTGCGCTCGGCGCTGGACATGTTCGCCTACGTGCGCGAGCGCGACGACAGCCTGGTGCTTGCCGCCGGGGTGCCGGTGGACTGGCTGGAAGGGGAGGGCATCGCGGTCGAGGGCCTGTACACGCCGCACGGACGGCTCGGCTATTCACTGCAGCGTATCGATGGCGAACTGCGCCTGGACGTGGCCGCCGATGCCGGCCTGCCGCCGGGCGGGCTGGTGCTGCCGTGGCCGTATGCCGGCGAGCCGGGCGCGGTGACCATCGACGGGGCGCCGGCGCAGTGGCGCGACGGCGAGTTGCGGGTCGTCCGGCCCGGGGCGCAGGTACGGATCGCCGTGCCCGCGCCGTGA
- the zwf gene encoding glucose-6-phosphate dehydrogenase produces the protein MHDTLLLFGATGDLAQRYLFPSLLRLQGDGLLPEDFRVRALALSPHDTDKFRAILRERFAHLSHYTPTDEQIEQFLARVDYRSVDMRTPESVAEAVRDLVDRPCVSYLSIPPGLYISTCEGLALGGAFKAPNRLMLEKPIGHDLGSAREINATIGGLIDEDRIFRIDHYLGKAAVQNLLALRFGNTLLEAVWNRNYIDSVNILVSETEGVDGRNAYYARSGALRDMVQSHILQLLCLVAMEPPASLGADRIRDEKVKVLRAMRPFSATEAERHSVRGRYIAGLIDGAPVQAYAPPDDSDVETFVGVTAHIDNWRWAGVPFHLVTGKRMAERSTVVTVTLKPVTHWLFERPDGAHAAPNRLTFRLQPQEDIELGLMSSLAGPEWGTLELQPLELELSSETGRNRRIAYERLFLDALHGSHALFVRNDEVEAAWAWIDSVVAGWKSGDVPLEYYPAGTWGPREAAGYLPAQFDAVGRPAGRRA, from the coding sequence ATGCATGACACCCTGCTGCTGTTCGGCGCCACCGGCGACCTGGCGCAGCGCTACCTGTTCCCCTCGCTGCTGCGCCTGCAGGGCGACGGCCTGCTGCCGGAGGACTTCCGCGTGCGCGCGCTGGCGCTGTCGCCGCACGACACCGACAAGTTCCGCGCGATCCTGCGCGAGCGCTTCGCCCACCTGAGCCACTACACGCCCACCGACGAGCAGATCGAGCAGTTCCTGGCCCGGGTCGATTACCGCTCGGTCGACATGCGCACCCCCGAATCGGTGGCCGAGGCGGTGCGCGACCTGGTCGACCGCCCCTGCGTGAGCTACCTGTCGATCCCGCCGGGCCTGTACATCAGCACCTGCGAGGGGCTGGCCCTGGGCGGCGCGTTCAAGGCGCCCAACCGGCTGATGCTGGAGAAGCCGATCGGCCACGACCTGGGCTCGGCGCGCGAGATCAACGCCACCATCGGCGGCCTGATCGACGAGGACCGGATCTTCCGCATCGACCACTACCTGGGCAAGGCGGCGGTGCAGAACCTGCTGGCCCTGCGCTTCGGCAACACCCTGCTGGAGGCGGTGTGGAACCGCAACTACATCGACTCGGTCAACATCCTGGTCTCCGAGACCGAGGGCGTGGACGGCCGCAACGCCTACTACGCCCGTTCCGGCGCGCTGCGCGACATGGTCCAGAGCCACATCCTGCAGCTGCTGTGCCTGGTGGCGATGGAGCCGCCGGCCTCGCTGGGCGCCGACCGCATCCGCGACGAGAAGGTCAAGGTGCTGCGCGCGATGCGTCCGTTCAGTGCCACCGAGGCCGAGCGCCACAGCGTGCGCGGCCGCTACATCGCCGGCCTGATCGACGGTGCGCCGGTGCAGGCTTACGCGCCGCCGGATGACAGCGATGTCGAAACCTTCGTCGGCGTCACCGCGCACATCGACAACTGGCGCTGGGCCGGGGTGCCGTTCCATCTGGTCACCGGCAAGCGCATGGCCGAACGCTCGACCGTGGTCACGGTGACGCTCAAGCCGGTCACCCACTGGCTGTTCGAGCGCCCCGACGGCGCCCACGCCGCGCCCAACCGCCTGACCTTCCGCCTGCAGCCGCAGGAGGACATCGAGCTGGGCCTGATGAGCAGCCTGGCCGGCCCGGAATGGGGCACCCTGGAGCTGCAGCCGCTGGAACTGGAGCTGTCCTCGGAAACCGGCCGCAACCGCCGCATCGCCTACGAGCGCCTGTTCCTGGACGCGCTGCACGGCAGCCACGCCCTGTTCGTGCGAAACGACGAGGTCGAGGCGGCCTGGGCTTGGATCGACAGCGTGGTCGCCGGCTGGAAGAGCGGCGACGTGCCGCTGGAGTACTACCCGGCCGGCACCTGGGGCCCGCGGGAGGCGGCCGGCTACCTGCCCGCGCAGTTCGATGCGGTCGGCCGCCCGGCTGGGCGCAGGGCCTGA
- the glk gene encoding glucokinase has protein sequence MSVSLLIADIGGTNARFALADPHAAVPLVEDSVREFAVADFPSLADAARHYLEQAGAQASRGVFAVAGRVDGDEARITNHPWVISRSRTCEMLGFDQVHLLNDFAAQGMAISLYRPEDVVAIGGAAWTPAPVEQPRTYAVLGPGTGLGVGGLIIRDGRCYPLETEGGHVSFPPGTPEEIRILDILSAQFGRVSNERLICGPGLVNIHRALCEIAGVDPGLLEPKDITARAAAGDPLGMRAVDVFCAVFGAIAGDLVLTLGAWDGVFLTGGLVPKMLDSLRHSGFRQRFEYKGRFSPTMARVPSLAVVHPRAGLLGAAAYAVDLLRREAR, from the coding sequence ATGTCCGTTTCGCTGCTGATCGCCGACATCGGCGGGACCAACGCCCGCTTCGCCCTGGCCGACCCGCACGCGGCGGTGCCGCTGGTGGAAGACAGCGTGCGCGAGTTCGCGGTGGCCGACTTCCCGTCGCTGGCCGACGCCGCCCGCCACTACCTGGAGCAGGCCGGCGCGCAGGCCAGCCGCGGCGTGTTCGCGGTGGCCGGCCGGGTCGACGGCGACGAGGCGCGGATCACCAACCATCCCTGGGTCATCTCGCGCAGCCGCACCTGCGAGATGCTCGGCTTCGACCAGGTCCACCTGCTCAACGACTTCGCCGCGCAAGGCATGGCGATCAGCCTGTACCGGCCCGAGGACGTGGTCGCCATCGGCGGCGCGGCCTGGACCCCGGCGCCGGTGGAGCAGCCACGTACCTATGCCGTGCTCGGCCCGGGCACCGGCCTGGGCGTGGGCGGGCTGATCATCCGTGACGGCCGCTGCTACCCGCTGGAGACCGAAGGCGGCCACGTCAGCTTCCCGCCGGGCACGCCGGAGGAGATCCGCATCCTGGACATCCTCTCGGCGCAGTTCGGCCGGGTCTCCAACGAGCGCCTGATCTGCGGGCCTGGCCTGGTCAACATCCACCGCGCCCTGTGCGAGATCGCCGGGGTCGACCCGGGCCTGCTCGAGCCCAAGGACATCACCGCCCGCGCCGCCGCCGGCGATCCGCTGGGCATGCGCGCGGTCGACGTGTTCTGCGCGGTGTTCGGCGCCATCGCCGGCGACCTGGTGCTGACCCTGGGCGCCTGGGACGGCGTGTTCCTCACCGGCGGGCTGGTGCCGAAGATGCTCGACTCGCTGCGCCATTCCGGGTTCCGCCAGCGCTTCGAGTACAAGGGCCGCTTCTCGCCGACCATGGCGCGGGTGCCGTCGCTGGCGGTGGTGCACCCGCGCGCGGGCCTGCTCGGCGCCGCCGCCTACGCGGTCGACCTGCTGCGCCGGGAGGCCCGGTGA
- the pgl gene encoding 6-phosphogluconolactonase, whose protein sequence is MKRDSRIEWFEHPDPESWIHAIVEDMERMLAVELAIRGRARMLLSGGTTPAPAYAQLAVAPLDWSKITVGLVDERWLSPQDSASNARLVRESLLDRAEVGHFEPLVREGLTLAESVHAANLEAEHAQEACVAVLGMGNDGHTASLFPGAVDLDRALASKLPYAALDATGCPVSGDWPLRITLTPAGLARTRHRLLLLRGEAKREVFLRALDGDDVRELPIRAAIGIGIEPMRVHWCL, encoded by the coding sequence ATGAAGCGCGACTCGCGCATCGAGTGGTTCGAGCACCCTGATCCGGAATCCTGGATCCACGCGATCGTCGAGGACATGGAGCGCATGCTGGCGGTCGAACTGGCCATCCGCGGCCGCGCGCGCATGCTGCTGTCCGGCGGCACCACCCCGGCACCGGCCTACGCGCAGTTGGCGGTGGCGCCGCTGGACTGGTCCAAGATCACCGTCGGCCTGGTCGACGAACGCTGGCTGTCGCCCCAGGACAGCGCCAGCAACGCGCGCCTGGTCCGCGAGAGCCTGCTGGACCGCGCCGAGGTCGGCCACTTCGAGCCGCTGGTGCGCGAGGGCCTGACCCTGGCCGAGTCGGTCCATGCCGCCAACCTGGAGGCCGAACACGCGCAGGAAGCCTGCGTGGCGGTGCTGGGCATGGGCAACGACGGCCATACCGCCTCGCTGTTCCCCGGCGCGGTCGACCTGGACCGCGCGCTGGCCAGCAAGCTGCCCTACGCCGCCCTGGACGCCACCGGCTGCCCGGTCTCCGGCGACTGGCCGCTGCGCATCACCCTCACCCCCGCCGGCCTGGCGCGCACCCGCCACCGGCTGCTGCTGCTGCGCGGCGAGGCCAAGCGCGAGGTGTTCCTGCGCGCGCTCGACGGCGACGACGTGCGCGAACTGCCGATCCGGGCCGCGATCGGGATCGGGATCGAGCCGATGCGGGTGCATTGGTGCTTGTAG
- a CDS encoding carbohydrate ABC transporter permease, with the protein MSREVGQSRAHALLVNGALLALAAVSLAPLLWMLSVSFMPAGEASRFPPPLLPSSVTFDNYHEMFGRTGMARNFANSVLVSVAITLGALLFNTLAGYAFAKLRFAGRERVFQLLLAALVVPAQVAMLPLFLLMKQLGLVNTYAGVVVPALAGVFGIFLVRQYARSIPDELLEAARIDGAGEWRIFFTIVLPMLKPVLVTLAIFTFMAAWNDFMWPLIVLTDQANYTLPVAMASLSREHIQDVEMMMAGAVVTVIPVLALFLLLQRYYIQGLLLGSVKG; encoded by the coding sequence ATGAGTCGCGAGGTCGGGCAGTCGCGCGCACATGCGCTGCTGGTCAACGGCGCGCTGCTGGCGCTGGCCGCGGTCAGCCTGGCGCCGCTGCTGTGGATGCTGTCGGTGTCGTTCATGCCGGCCGGCGAGGCCAGCCGCTTCCCGCCGCCGCTGCTGCCGTCGTCGGTCACGTTCGACAACTACCACGAGATGTTCGGCCGCACCGGCATGGCCCGCAACTTCGCCAACAGCGTGCTGGTGTCGGTGGCCATCACCCTGGGCGCGCTGCTGTTCAACACCCTGGCCGGCTACGCCTTCGCCAAGCTGCGCTTCGCCGGCCGCGAGCGGGTGTTCCAGCTGCTGCTGGCCGCGCTGGTGGTCCCGGCGCAGGTGGCGATGCTGCCGCTGTTCCTGCTGATGAAGCAGCTGGGCCTGGTCAACACCTACGCCGGGGTGGTGGTGCCGGCGCTGGCCGGGGTGTTCGGCATCTTCCTGGTGCGCCAGTACGCGCGCTCGATCCCGGACGAGCTGCTGGAGGCGGCGCGGATCGACGGGGCGGGCGAGTGGCGGATCTTCTTCACCATCGTGCTGCCGATGCTCAAGCCGGTGCTAGTGACGCTGGCGATCTTCACCTTCATGGCCGCCTGGAACGACTTCATGTGGCCGCTGATCGTGCTGACCGACCAGGCGAACTACACCCTGCCGGTGGCGATGGCCTCGCTCTCGCGCGAGCACATCCAGGACGTGGAGATGATGATGGCCGGCGCGGTGGTCACGGTGATCCCGGTGCTGGCGCTGTTCCTGCTGCTGCAGCGCTACTACATCCAGGGACTGTTGCTGGGCAGCGTGAAAGGATGA
- the edd gene encoding phosphogluconate dehydratase yields the protein MSLHPKIEEVTERIRRRSAPSRAAYLAGIEQAVRNGPNRQPLSCANLAHVFAACGDTDKARLRGEATPNLGIITAYNDMLSAHQPYEHYPERIRALARSLGATAQVAGGVPAMCDGVTQGRGGMELSLFSRDVIAQGAAVGLSHDAFDAALYLGICDKIVPGLLIGALAFGHLPALFVPAGPMPAGIPNKKKAEVRERYAAGEATREELLEVEAQSYHAPGTCTFYGTANSNQVLLEAMGVQLPGSSFINPDTPLRAALDDEAVRRVLRMTALGDDYRPLGRLIDERAIVNAVVALMATGGSTNHTIHWIAVARAAGVVLTWDDMDQISQVVPLLARVYPNGEADVNRFQAAGGVPFVFRELLDAGMMHDLATVVPEGMRAFTREPRLDDGVLSSVPAAAVSADESVVRTVAAPFEAQGGLRLLRGNIGRGLIKLSAVKPEHRYVEAQAVVVDAPQKLNKLHAAGVLPRDFVAVVTYQGPRANGMPELHSLAPLLGMLQNQGRKVALVTDGRLSGASGKIPAAIHFTPEAARGGAIGKVRDGDLVRLDSEAGTLEVLVDAAEFNAREVAANTSPDAHDLGRNLFAFSRAMVGPADQGALSISCGPPAHDGAAWDYDAEYELGCDADAALAPHEAKDA from the coding sequence ATGAGCCTGCATCCGAAGATCGAAGAAGTCACCGAGCGCATCCGCCGGCGCAGCGCGCCCTCGCGCGCCGCCTACCTGGCCGGGATCGAGCAGGCCGTGCGCAACGGCCCCAACCGCCAGCCGCTGAGCTGCGCCAACCTGGCGCACGTGTTTGCCGCCTGCGGCGACACCGACAAGGCGCGCCTGCGCGGCGAGGCCACGCCCAACCTGGGCATCATCACCGCCTACAACGACATGCTCTCGGCGCACCAGCCGTACGAGCACTATCCCGAGCGCATTCGCGCCCTCGCCCGCAGCCTCGGCGCCACCGCGCAGGTCGCCGGCGGCGTGCCGGCGATGTGCGACGGCGTCACCCAGGGCCGCGGCGGCATGGAACTGTCGCTGTTCTCGCGCGACGTGATCGCCCAGGGCGCCGCGGTGGGCCTGAGCCACGACGCCTTCGATGCGGCGCTGTACCTGGGCATCTGCGACAAGATCGTGCCGGGCCTGCTGATCGGCGCGCTGGCCTTCGGCCACCTGCCGGCGCTGTTCGTGCCGGCCGGGCCGATGCCGGCGGGCATCCCGAACAAGAAGAAGGCCGAGGTGCGCGAGCGCTACGCCGCCGGTGAGGCCACCCGCGAGGAACTGCTGGAGGTCGAGGCGCAGTCCTACCACGCGCCGGGCACCTGCACCTTCTACGGCACCGCCAACTCCAACCAGGTGCTGCTGGAGGCGATGGGCGTGCAGCTGCCGGGCAGCTCGTTCATCAACCCGGACACGCCACTGCGCGCCGCGCTGGACGACGAGGCCGTGCGCCGGGTGCTGCGGATGACCGCGCTGGGCGACGACTACCGGCCGCTGGGCCGGCTGATCGACGAGCGCGCGATCGTCAACGCGGTGGTGGCGCTGATGGCCACCGGCGGTTCGACCAACCACACCATCCACTGGATCGCGGTGGCACGCGCGGCCGGCGTCGTGCTGACCTGGGACGACATGGACCAGATCTCGCAGGTGGTACCGCTGCTGGCGCGCGTGTACCCGAACGGCGAGGCCGACGTGAACCGCTTCCAGGCCGCCGGCGGCGTGCCGTTCGTGTTCCGCGAGCTGCTCGACGCGGGGATGATGCATGACCTGGCCACGGTGGTGCCGGAGGGCATGCGCGCGTTCACCCGCGAGCCGCGGCTGGACGACGGCGTCCTGTCCTCGGTGCCGGCGGCGGCGGTATCGGCCGACGAATCGGTGGTGCGCACGGTCGCCGCGCCGTTCGAGGCGCAGGGTGGCCTGCGCCTGCTGCGCGGGAACATCGGCCGCGGCCTGATCAAGCTGTCAGCGGTCAAGCCCGAGCACCGCTACGTCGAGGCGCAGGCGGTGGTGGTCGATGCGCCGCAGAAACTCAACAAGCTGCACGCCGCCGGCGTGCTGCCGCGGGATTTCGTCGCGGTGGTGACCTACCAGGGACCGCGCGCCAACGGCATGCCCGAGCTGCATTCGCTGGCGCCGCTGCTGGGCATGCTGCAGAACCAGGGCCGCAAGGTGGCGCTGGTCACCGACGGCCGCCTGTCCGGCGCGTCGGGCAAGATCCCGGCGGCGATCCACTTCACCCCGGAAGCGGCGCGCGGCGGGGCGATCGGCAAGGTCCGCGATGGCGACCTGGTGCGGCTGGACAGCGAGGCCGGCACGCTGGAGGTACTGGTCGACGCAGCCGAGTTCAACGCGCGCGAGGTCGCGGCCAACACCAGCCCCGACGCGCACGACCTGGGCCGCAACCTGTTCGCCTTCAGCCGCGCGATGGTAGGCCCGGCCGACCAGGGCGCGCTATCGATCTCCTGCGGCCCGCCGGCGCACGACGGCGCCGCCTGGGACTACGACGCCGAGTACGAACTCGGCTGCGACGCCGACGCGGCGCTGGCACCGCACGAGGCCAAGGACGCCTGA